In Desulfosediminicola ganghwensis, a single window of DNA contains:
- a CDS encoding universal stress protein, with the protein MIKVNKIAVPVDFLGNTEKLLDYVKYMAKSHSAELHLIHIIPVAYGEGLWSVPHSQEATSAVKKQINARMEEFVEQFRQEGFACNGTVVVGDPVEEIVNVAKKVDADMMIICSHGAKGLEKVLLGSVTQRVIKRVHCPILVMNPYRNKLQESD; encoded by the coding sequence ATGATAAAAGTAAATAAAATCGCGGTTCCCGTCGACTTTTTAGGAAACACGGAGAAATTGCTTGATTATGTCAAGTATATGGCCAAATCGCATTCTGCCGAGTTGCACCTTATCCACATTATTCCAGTCGCTTACGGTGAAGGTTTATGGTCAGTTCCACATTCACAGGAAGCTACAAGTGCCGTGAAAAAACAGATCAACGCCCGTATGGAAGAGTTTGTCGAGCAATTCAGACAGGAAGGTTTTGCCTGCAACGGTACGGTCGTGGTAGGTGACCCGGTTGAAGAGATCGTTAATGTAGCTAAAAAGGTCGATGCAGATATGATGATTATCTGTTCTCACGGCGCGAAAGGGCTTGAGAAAGTTTTACTCGGCAGCGTTACTCAGAGGGTGATTAAACGAGTTCATTGCCCGATTCTGGTTATGAACCCATACCGTAATAAACTACAGGAAAGCGACTAA
- a CDS encoding FmdB family zinc ribbon protein translates to MPVYEFRCEECDHIFSLIIRISDYEKNDFSCPKCKSKKVKRQLSTFQPITTKKS, encoded by the coding sequence ATGCCAGTGTACGAATTTCGTTGTGAAGAATGCGACCATATCTTTTCTCTGATTATCCGAATTTCAGATTACGAAAAGAACGACTTTTCCTGTCCGAAATGTAAAAGCAAAAAGGTAAAAAGACAGCTCTCGACCTTTCAGCCCATTACCACAAAAAAGAGCTAA
- a CDS encoding Ni/Fe hydrogenase subunit alpha: MKNSCDISIKHLTRVEGHGNISIKVVEGQLVHAHWEVVESPRFFEAILVGKSWWSAPSLCGRICGICSIGHTLASIRAIERAFGFEPPEQTRTLRLLLKHMETLQSHVLHIFFLAVPDFLNADSLLSLRAGRPEIVELAARLKKLANDGADLIGGRRLHPTRLIVGGFTKLPRQDMLVSLQQRLRQTRHELSKAAELMHSFVLPDFQRETEYVSLKGETRYPFIGGMLLSSDGVIKEEDNYLEMTNEYLTEQSTAKWSRLSRDSFAVGALARLNNNGTLLHPGARAMADSFGLLPACHNPFYNTAAQLVECLHVVEDSERLIGRLLATTWQNSRATPIPRAGKGVGAIEVPRGILYHSYSLDKQGIITKADCVIPTSQNHANIQHDLTKLVAESAASGLPDSEIAQLAAMLVRAYDPCISCSVH; this comes from the coding sequence ATGAAAAATAGTTGCGACATTTCCATAAAGCACCTCACCAGGGTCGAAGGACACGGCAACATCTCCATCAAAGTCGTCGAGGGTCAGCTGGTCCATGCCCACTGGGAGGTTGTCGAATCGCCCCGTTTTTTCGAAGCAATCCTGGTCGGTAAAAGCTGGTGGAGTGCCCCCTCCCTGTGCGGCCGGATCTGCGGTATCTGCTCCATCGGCCACACCCTCGCCAGCATAAGGGCGATAGAGCGGGCCTTTGGCTTCGAGCCACCTGAGCAGACCCGGACCTTGCGCTTGCTACTCAAGCATATGGAAACCCTGCAGAGCCACGTTCTGCATATTTTCTTCCTTGCCGTGCCCGATTTTCTGAATGCCGACAGTCTGCTGTCTTTGCGCGCCGGCAGGCCCGAGATTGTCGAACTTGCAGCGCGCCTGAAAAAATTGGCCAACGACGGCGCCGATCTCATCGGTGGCCGGAGACTGCATCCGACCCGGCTCATCGTGGGCGGCTTCACCAAGCTGCCCCGTCAGGATATGCTGGTCAGTCTGCAGCAACGTCTCCGCCAGACACGCCACGAGCTCAGCAAAGCAGCGGAGCTTATGCACTCGTTCGTCCTCCCGGATTTTCAGCGGGAGACGGAATATGTCTCCTTAAAAGGCGAGACACGCTATCCCTTCATCGGCGGGATGCTGCTCTCCTCAGACGGGGTAATAAAGGAAGAAGACAACTATCTGGAAATGACCAATGAATATCTGACTGAACAGTCCACCGCCAAATGGAGCAGGCTGTCGCGTGACTCTTTTGCCGTTGGCGCCCTGGCCAGGCTGAACAACAACGGCACCCTGCTCCACCCTGGGGCCAGGGCCATGGCCGACAGCTTCGGCCTGTTGCCGGCCTGCCACAACCCGTTTTACAACACGGCTGCCCAGCTGGTCGAATGTCTGCATGTGGTCGAAGATTCCGAGCGCTTAATCGGCCGGCTGCTGGCGACAACGTGGCAGAATTCCCGTGCCACCCCTATTCCCCGGGCCGGCAAAGGTGTCGGTGCAATCGAGGTGCCCCGGGGAATCCTCTACCACAGCTACTCCCTGGACAAGCAGGGGATTATTACCAAGGCCGACTGCGTCATTCCCACTAGCCAGAATCATGCCAACATCCAGCACGACCTCACCAAACTGGTCGCCGAATCGGCTGCCTCGGGACTCCCGGACAGCGAAATCGCCCAACTCGCGGCAATGCTGGTCCGGGCCTACGATCCCTGCATATCCTGTTCAGTCCATTGA
- a CDS encoding CBS domain-containing protein has translation MNATKVKDVMVPLAEYATISQDATLYQAVLALEDAHEKIGVKKYKYRAMLVHDNHGRIVGKLDHISILRAMEPKFQDVGDINMLTRFGFGPDFLRKITRDFDLLQKPLDDICKKAIKVIVRNIMHIPDKSECISQEASLNEGIHLLALGRHQSLLVKENEEVVGILRLSDVYRTVLEMMKSCEVG, from the coding sequence ATGAATGCAACGAAAGTTAAAGACGTGATGGTGCCTCTGGCTGAGTATGCCACCATCTCTCAGGACGCGACGTTGTACCAGGCTGTGCTCGCTCTTGAAGATGCGCATGAGAAAATAGGTGTAAAAAAATATAAATATCGGGCCATGCTGGTTCATGACAATCATGGGCGAATTGTAGGAAAGCTCGATCATATAAGTATTCTTCGCGCCATGGAACCGAAATTTCAGGATGTTGGCGATATCAATATGTTAACGAGGTTTGGTTTCGGACCAGATTTCTTAAGAAAAATTACCCGGGATTTCGACCTGCTGCAGAAACCTCTGGATGATATCTGCAAAAAGGCCATAAAAGTCATTGTCCGCAACATCATGCACATCCCTGACAAAAGCGAGTGCATCTCACAGGAGGCATCGCTCAACGAGGGTATTCATTTGCTGGCTCTCGGTCGGCACCAATCACTGCTCGTCAAGGAGAACGAAGAGGTGGTTGGGATTCTCAGGCTCTCAGATGTGTATCGTACTGTTCTCGAAATGATGAAAAGCTGTGAGGTCGGGTAG
- a CDS encoding IS4 family transposase: MPMLPGFHLPKRGRKPHSQQQKFARKITSLRQNSFKQIGEIFGQFIPTKLLKQDPSGKMSRRRLFTKENTFWSFLGQVLDADGGCREAVKKLQSYASNHGLRLPSSSTASYCCARKKLDENLLVEVFQHTAKWSGARRASHSLNDRQVIVVDGTGVTMADTAENQELWPQSSNQKPGCGFPSARICAYFSLQTGTMLSYAIGNKKSNELPLFRKQWSTFEAGDIFLGDKGFCSYFDLAELKKRCVDSVITLARRKPVGRKNCIKEFAPDDLLIEWKKPVYREMVSYSRKTWEDLPDKLVMRQIKVKVTQSGFRTKEFHIVTTLIDQDQYLKDEIAALYLKRWDVELFFRDIKTTMGFDILRCQSPEMIKKEILMYFIAYNCIRRIMLQATQLVDIDIRSISFKGSLQAIRSWEPRLGSSRLSTNERQNMLSDLSFVVARCKVFDRPGRSDPRCLKRRPKPYQLLNKPRSEMVEIQHRSRYEKKA; the protein is encoded by the coding sequence ATGCCAATGTTGCCCGGTTTTCACCTTCCCAAACGAGGTAGAAAACCTCATAGCCAACAACAAAAATTTGCTCGAAAAATCACTTCCCTCAGACAGAACTCTTTTAAACAGATAGGAGAGATTTTTGGGCAATTCATTCCCACGAAATTGCTCAAACAGGATCCTTCGGGAAAGATGAGCAGACGACGTTTGTTTACCAAGGAAAACACTTTTTGGTCCTTCTTAGGCCAAGTCCTTGATGCAGACGGTGGATGTAGAGAAGCTGTAAAAAAGTTGCAATCATATGCATCTAACCACGGCCTTCGGCTTCCATCATCATCTACCGCTTCATATTGCTGTGCACGTAAGAAATTAGATGAAAATCTGCTTGTTGAGGTGTTTCAACATACTGCTAAATGGTCCGGAGCACGACGTGCATCTCATTCATTAAATGATCGCCAGGTAATTGTTGTTGATGGGACAGGTGTTACAATGGCGGATACAGCAGAAAATCAAGAGCTTTGGCCACAGTCATCGAACCAGAAACCAGGATGCGGCTTCCCCTCAGCACGAATATGCGCATACTTTTCATTGCAAACCGGAACAATGCTCAGCTATGCCATCGGTAATAAAAAGAGTAACGAACTTCCATTGTTCCGTAAGCAGTGGTCCACCTTTGAGGCTGGTGATATCTTTCTTGGTGATAAAGGTTTTTGTAGTTACTTCGATTTAGCCGAGCTGAAAAAACGCTGTGTTGATAGTGTGATAACACTTGCTCGTAGAAAACCAGTCGGTAGGAAAAACTGCATTAAAGAATTCGCTCCTGATGATCTACTGATTGAATGGAAAAAACCAGTATACAGGGAAATGGTGTCGTATTCGCGGAAAACCTGGGAGGACCTTCCCGACAAACTCGTTATGAGACAAATCAAAGTAAAGGTGACTCAATCAGGGTTTAGAACAAAAGAATTTCATATTGTTACCACGCTAATCGATCAAGATCAGTACCTGAAAGACGAAATTGCAGCGTTATACCTTAAGCGTTGGGATGTCGAACTTTTCTTTCGTGATATCAAGACAACGATGGGATTTGATATCCTCCGGTGCCAATCGCCTGAAATGATAAAGAAAGAAATTTTAATGTACTTCATAGCGTACAACTGCATCCGGCGCATAATGTTACAAGCGACACAGCTGGTAGACATTGATATCCGGTCTATCAGTTTCAAAGGAAGTCTACAGGCTATTAGAAGTTGGGAACCACGGTTGGGGTCCTCTAGGTTGAGCACAAATGAAAGACAAAACATGCTCTCAGATTTATCCTTTGTCGTGGCTCGTTGCAAAGTTTTCGACAGGCCTGGACGAAGCGATCCGCGGTGTCTTAAGCGAAGACCAAAACCTTATCAGTTACTCAACAAACCTAGAAGTGAAATGGTCGAAATACAGCATCGGAGCAGATATGAAAAAAAGGCTTAA